The segment aaagagaaaaaatatttgtaactgtttaaaattaaaaattatatttacccttattttaaaatgttttaaatccaATATCCAAGATAATATCAGCATGCTGAGGCTGAGGCATTATGTGCTAGTCGATTTGTACACGTGTTGAAACACTCTGCCATGttctaaatttgaatctaactGTGTGCATGACGTTCTAGTTCGTGGAACAATATCTTCACGCTAACGAAATGTAAACAATATTGTTTCAGGAGCGACATGAGCGGCTCCGAGGCTGGTGTAACGAACCTTTCCAGCGCCGCGGGCCCACTTGGTAAGAGAGCGCGAGAGTATAATAATTCGTTTTGCCGTGTTGTGCGCGCCAATAACACCGTCTGCGTTCGGCACTCTGGAAAACGGTGGGGTTTTCCTGCCATGCACGACGCCCTTGAGTGCCAACAACGAGGCGCACTGCGGACTGGGGCACGCGACCTTGCTCGGGCCGgctcaaaactttttaaaggGGATGGAGAGCTTCTCTCACGCGTGATCTCGACACCTCTTTTCGCACGAATCCACTCAAGCCTGCAAGATCCGAGAAAGTGCAGTTTGAAGTTTTACTCGCGTGTGCTGTTCAGTATTCGGGGTATTTGGGCAATATGCTAAAAATGCACATCTCAACAGATTTTAAAGCTCGTGATAAGTCGTTGAAGGCAGAcgcagttaaaattaaatgcagcttcctcggcgTACAGCGCGTTGTTTTTTTTACCATATTGTTATTGTTGCCCTAATTCAGCTAGAATGCAGTGAAATACATATtgtccaaaaaaatttaattactcaaCGCTGAggtttagttaaattaaaaaggattgGATCGCCTTGACCGGTCCCCCTTTCCCGGTTCGTAATACAAATTGCTGTGTGATCCACAATTTCCGGCACACATGTCATGTGCCatctttgatgaaatttcccGCCCTGACACTATAATTTCATAATGGGTGGCCAGTCAGTCTCGAATGCCACCGGTCTTTCTCACGCTCACCCAGCGTCTTTCATGGGGTGTTGggtttgttgttatttttgtttccccCGGGTGGCTGTCAGGCTGTCGCTTGGATTGGAATTCTTGGACGATTATTTTCTAGTAAGCAGTGAAACATGTATCaaatccatcaaaattaaacaccgaggaagctgcatttaatttcaacatttcaaCTCGAACAgcctttgataaatttaaatgattaaaaattgcatggcGTGTCTTTCAATtggattttgtaaatttaatcttcAACCCTCGACTAGAttagctttttaaaatatgtaaattattcCTGTGAGCGAGATTTGTTTGTTGCTATTCCATTTCTGGACTAATTTAGCATGCAGCAGCTCCTTTTTTAGTGAGATATTTTCCTCCATTggcgtgaaattttattttccctttggCCACAAAGACAAACAAAATAGCTGTCCCCAGTAATCAACACTACTTGTTTTCAAGTCAGTGGAGAGTGGAGAGCAAGTCCCAACCCAGACTTCACTCAAATATGCCTCATACAAAGAAATATCCaagttgcttttaaaatcCACCGATGGGGGTGTGAGCGCTCACTCAGCCGGGGATTTTTCTGCCCTGCTCATTTTATCTCGTGCCAGAGGGTGGTGATGAGTTAACTCGTAGCCTGGTTGACACGATTGGTACGCTAAGAATTAGTCGATAcaattcaaaatcattaaGATAGAATGTTTTTGTTAActttaaattcctttaaaatgaaattttgaaattccaattCTTCAACATTGCGACTTCTAACTTTGACCACAACATTCAGTGTTGCTGAAAAAACTTCATAAgtccattttaaatatgaaaatattaaaccgTGGATTATTTTCACTGGTCTGCTGGGTCTAATGAAAACATGCAATTCGCTCATATCAATTGGTTCGTTGAATTGCAGATCGAGCCGCCATCAGCAATGGAGAGATTATGATGGCAATCATCCGCGCGGCTGTAATTTCGTTCCTTGCTGTGCTCGGCTCAGCAATCAACCTGCTGGCATTGCTCATCTTCCTGAGGCGACCAGCGCTCAGATCACCATCCAACAGGtattactatttaaatatttatacactATTCTgctattcattttcatttatttccaacGGCCAAATTCGAATATATCCGCAATACATttagaacaataaaaaacctgTGATAAATTATCTTTGTCGACGAAGCCAATGTGTACAACGACTGAGAAGGACCAATTTTTTTCGTGTCTACGGCATGGAAGAATACATATAATGAACAATATGATCAGCAAACTATGAGATTTTTCATAAATGATTTGAATCAACATAAGATATATGTTGTTTTAAGATAAGTGCTTGGAAATTACTCAACTTTTAGCGGAACCacacttcaaaaatatttggttggAAATTTCCTCAGTGTTATAACTACCCTAATTTGATATTAATCTCGCAAGTAATCCAATTAATACGCATTGCCGTAGTCACCGTTTTCACTAGCAGTTGCTCCTGTGTATCCAACAGCAGCTACTGTCGGTGGATTTGTCTCAGGATCTGCAGGTTCCACTGTTTCGCCTATCTGTTCGTCAGTTGCTCCTCCACCTTCTCCCGTGTCAATGTTCTCAGAAGCAGCTTCATCATTAGCAGCCGCAATTGTGGTTGCAACCTAACAAGCaaagttgtttattttacattttattatttacaaggAGTAATCTTGTCACCGATGCAGCAGTCGTTTGTTGCGTGGTTTTTCTACTATTATTCCTGGAGAGCGGCTTATTTGGACCGCGGCACGAATTTGTGCCACAGCATTTAATGATGTACTGCCGCCTTTTTTTCATCGCTGAGCCTTTTTGCGTACCACCCGAGACTACTGCTAAAATGATtatgtattatattaatttgttactCCCTGTGTTCGGATCAATGTTACAAGCACCTTTTTTCGTCCCATTTTGCACTTTGTTGCCGCTTTTTTGAGGGTGGGTCGTCCTTTGTTGCGTACTTTTGCCGTAGCCGACGCAACAGTAGATTGCCTACTCAGCAGAGATTCATGCGAGATAATTGTGTTCGATCGATCAAAGCCTTCCGAGCTTACCACCACTAATATGCAAACCGAAAAGCACGAGGTGAACCGCATATCTAGACGACGGCGAGTCTTCGCATCTTTTTAACAGTGCTACACAAATGCTGCTCCAATGAGCGAGGAATGTTTGATTTGCACTGGACCAGAATTACAGAGGAATAGAAAGATGGCTGGTTTGTCCGCAGTGACGGAATTTCAACCGAATGCgcagtattattttatatttttttcagcacgtcCTCTACAGGCGCTTCCGCTgcatcaatattttgaaaactagaattttcatattttattctaaaatgcTGTGcaggcaaattttatttaattaagtgaTGAAAATCAGGAGGCCACTGTTGgaaagaatattatttgttctagAACGTGACTTAAAACTAACTCAATATTGATTAGCGTGCAGATCagttatatatattatgtataaaaACACATACTTCGTCACTTTGATGCGCATGATATTTCAAAACGCACACTTTGCATTAGTTTTTGCTTAACTAATGATCACAAGGTATGCATTGCTGGAATTAATCGCATCCCATTCAATGAGAGGTAATCTGGATATCTCGAAtgtcaattttgtttctatgCTTTGTCAGCTCAAGTGCGCATCCATACACAATCAACTCGAAACTGAGTATAAAAGATGCCGTACTTGCAGGATTATATTTAACTCCCTCTGCAATTAGTTTGATGGCATGTTTAACTCTTTTATCTcggttttgttttaattgcctcctttttcatttgtttttaatcccACGTGTAGCATGCTATCCTGACTATCAgcctttttcctctttgatGTCAATTCGTTACGACTGTATAGCAATCAAAAATAGAATGTCTGCTGCGTCATAAAGGTAAATTTTGGGAATTAACGTCAAAATGTAACTATAAAAAACTCTAAATGTTCTCGTGTTTCTAGtcataaactttttaaacattaaaattacatcGCGCAACAAGTTTTGATCGAATCAGTATGAATGAAAaagattggaattttttaagaattatccAGTAGCATTTGGTCAACagaatagattaatttttttccgttaaTTACTAAAAGAAGGTCAAAACCGTATAATTggcgataaaaaataaaatcgaaatatGTGCTTTGCAAGAgcttttcatgaaaaatattcctcgATGCTCAACAGAGATATTTAAGATAATTATATGCACTATGCACTCATGTACTTAGGGGGGGGGGGACAAAATACTGTTTTTTATCTACgcacaatttttatcataaaaaactttttgagACTGAGATCAATGAAAACAAGAGTCttcgatttttattctattttgttCTATTTTCCACGTATGCTTATGTCTAACAAATTAGATCAGCATATTTCCAAGCTTCGATTTTCTCTGCGCAGATTTGTGGTGAGTCTGGTCGTGGGCAACCTGCTGACGGCGGCCGTGTTGGTGCCGTCGACGTTGCTGGCGCGGCACCGAGAGCCCTGGCTGCGGCGTTCGCTCGCCGCGTCCGCTGTGTTCGCCGTGGCCGGCAGCGTGCTGTCGGTTGTGTGCATCGCCCTCGATCGCCACTCAGCCGTCCTCTCGCCCCTGCACTACTCTTCGCCGGGCACTAAACAGCGCGCCCGCGTCCTCCTCGGCGTCGCCTGGGGCCTCGCGCTGCTTCAGGCGGCCCTGCCCCTCACCATCGGTGCCGAACCTCCTTCCCTGATATTTCCacaggtaaaattaaaagatgaactaaataatttttaaaaaaatatttttctattgaaaatacaaattcttatttttatgagTGGAAAATAAAGGCATCTTCCTCGGTGTATATATTTAGCTGTTTTCGTTATATTTCCATAGAAATGAAATCTTCTGCTCTAATATCTAGTTTCGGCTGCTATTTGCAGCCCTAAATTCACGAGCTGCGGGTGAGCGTTGAAGTGATCTGTTCACAATTTCTGTAGAATATACACTTAGGAAGCTACCAACAAATATGATGTGAATCTGCCTCTGGCATCTatcagcaaattaataaataaagttcgatatgctgcaaattaaattcctgtTTAAATATAATCTTCACTCTTATAAAAGTTTCTACAGATATGTGATGGTACACAAATATGCATTCAATAAGATTAAAGCGGCTTATAAGAGCCCCGATGTTAAGGAAAATTACTATTGTGCCACTCTCTGATCTAATTATTCTATTCAGCTGTACttaagtgataaaaaattacaactgtTAAGTGAAAACTGCCTTGAGCCAGATATGTTGCCTGGTCAACtgcaagtaaaattaatatcagattattttaaaattaaagcgacaTTTTCCCAGATCATGAAGCGTGTATAATAAAGCAACATAAATTAGAGccgccattttttaattcatgtaGGATATATAATACTCTCGATTTTGTTGAATGTTCCTTCAAAAAAGGCGGACGATagcaaaaattccaacggcactcaaaatacatttattttcaggtaAAAGTGAGAGTAAATAATATAGGTACTAATATTCTCTTGAATATTACAattcatttcatatttaaaaataaagcatatttaaattaaaactgaaactgCTGGTATGCCCTCAAGTtatcataaaaacaaaaattagtgaAACAGTAATTAAGACAGATTGGATCTGTGGTAGTTCTTTTACAGAAATTTTACcgtgacaaaaattaacaatcaaTAGAAACACTCCTCTCTTCTTTGAAACTGGATGTTTTCTctaaataatgtttattttaatttttcctttaaggTAATATGTATCGTTCTCTAAAACTGAATATAAATGTCAAAAAAATgaaggcaaaaataaatatgttccTTATCTGCCTTTCAGAGCCACACACCATTTCGGATAGCATACGCGAGCACGATGGCGGGCCTAGGTCTGGTCGTGCCCCTCTTGGTGCTGTGCGTCATCTACACGCGGATGTTCGGTGCCGCGCAACGCAACAGCGAACGTACGCGGCGCCACAGCGTGACCGATGTGGTGGCGCTGACGCGGCAGGGCTCGGTGTTCTCGCGCGAGGAGGGTCGTGCTGTCAAAACAGCCGCCATCGTGGTCACTTCGTTCTTGTTTTGCTGGACGCCGTACTTTGCGGGACTACTCGCCGGGCCCTGGGCCCCGGCACCCCTCGCCCTCGTCGCGCTCAGCGCTGCCCTCTCCAACGGGGTCGTCACGCCATTTGTCTATGTTTTCAGGTATAatatatgcaaatttatttattttattttaccccttttcaatgaaaaactAAGAAGGTGTTGGGGAGGTTTGGCCTCATTAATATCACTTCAGTTaattcatataattattaagaaaaatacgAGAAATGCATAAAATATGTGAGCTCAATGTCCAATAGCTAAGGAAGTTAGCTCTTATTTCAGAGTAAACCGAGGTTTTTTTCGAACATCGATTTCCACTCTTTTAAAAGATCTGTATAAATCTAAacaaataacattaaatttaattcagattgATAATCACAATCAAACCTGACTAATGGAATTTTAggttattttttcgttttgcgctaaaatttaaaatatttttaccgtgCGATATGGTTTTAGTGttgaattatttgcttttgtaCGTTGACTACAAATCTGTATTTACCCTATGCATGGCCAAACAACGGAGCATTGTTGGTGTTATTGCTAATtctttaactaaaaaaatacacaaattttcatttcaaggaATTGAGAATGATTCGGGAAATGTGGATTATAGCATATAACCCACTTTAAATAAGAATGATTCACACCcgtattttgcaattattaaattttcattcaataaacTGTCAGCATTTTCCCCTTATAACTCTGTTATACTATGCGTATAAATGACTGTGGTAAGCGGAAAGCACCATTAAGCTCTGCGGCTTTGTGCAATTTTGCAGAAGCGAAGCAGCAAGACGAGAGGCGCTTTCCATTTTATGTTGGTGGAAGCCTCGCGTGCCGCCAGACAAATCGTTCTCCTCGGCGAAACCGGCGACCACTATGAGGATTCGTCCGCCTCCACTTGGCTACTTTGACACCTCCACAGAGCAAGAGTCCATGTCGGTGCACAGCTACAACACAGATTGCATCACAAACGACGCCATCAAGAGTCCGCTACACAAAGAGGTAGGCTTGCCAAAGGTACGTGTGAAATCTTTCATCATAATACATAGTCTGCTAGAGTAcataaaacgattttaattccaaactTCTGCAATGCcacttcaataattttaactgacgaaaatgacaaaatgatgatatattttttaattcctcaaGTTTTGAGCGTTGCAGAGCCCTGGACTCGTGTCATTTACGGAAGGCTGAACAGATATAGCTTTTTGGAGAGCGAATGtacaaaaacttaaaaattttcaatatataaacaaCTCGCATAGGAccggaattccattaaaccgAAAATCGCTTCCACATAGTATTCCAGCATTAGCTATGTGCCAGCAGAATTTCTAAGgatagttaaatttaacttctACTTCAATGGAGTACCAATGGAAtcaccagcccgttggctcgcattgttaaggcattctcacgagtgtcaaagcaataggaggtatttgagcagttcggagatctaatactggccacccaatgtcagagatggcaaaaagtggttagtttagtgactcgaattgctcaaattgctcaacgggctgggaggcgcaccggcgccgactcgctacttgctggtttgcacttttccagcatgcgtgatttggcttcacgggacaaatgtctagcgtttcaatgcagtcctcggtgcggaggcaagtggcccttgagtgggctgggtccctgtgcggcctggtgcgcccatgttatccgttcgcggtgttattgggacccgggtttcagcattcgtgctagtgcagtgcgcgcccttcccggtcctaggacagggataaaaagagaaaaaaaatgcaaaatttaaattattcttgatGTTTGATATTCATCTCAAAAGTAATTAAGTGTGTGCTAAATGATTTAGGAAATATTTACGCgctatttgtaaaaattcccaTGCCTGGTATTTAATCATCTCCTCAATAAACACtatcataaaataatagctATTTGATAATTCGTACAAACGAGATACTGTCGTGGGGAGTGGGTGGAAAAATCTTGACTTGGTAAAATCGTGACAAAGGTTTGTCGGTCTTAGAAAAGACTACTTCCATTCAGCTATGTGCAGACTTCACAAAAAATTTCCGCCCACTGCAAAAAGGAGCAATTTTTCCACTCTGCTATATGATATAGGCTTATGAGCCTTGTACTAAAACTGTATTATAATTTGAGCAATGCCTCTGCACTCTCTAAAAACCATGAAcggaaatttcaatcaaaatcccTAAATGTGGCTGTGGCAGAGCAGTATCGCGAATGTAACTACTCTCATTCTAATTGCGATCATCATAAATATGGATCCAAACATTTGGTGTGGGATGCTATTCTGCGACAGACACGAATTCATTGGCACCGCTCCATGCCGCACTCCAATAATAAGCAAAAAGCACGCGAGTCGCCGCATATCTAGTGACCAGATAGA is part of the Cloeon dipterum chromosome 1, ieCloDipt1.1, whole genome shotgun sequence genome and harbors:
- the LOC135947844 gene encoding alpha-1A adrenergic receptor-like isoform X4 — protein: MSGSEAGVTNLSSAAGPLDRAAISNGEIMMAIIRAAVISFLAVLGSAINLLALLIFLRRPALRSPSNRFVVSLVVGNLLTAAVLVPSTLLARHREPWLRRSLAASAVFAVAGSVLSVVCIALDRHSAVLSPLHYSSPGTKQRARVLLGVAWGLALLQAALPLTIGAEPPSLIFPQSHTPFRIAYASTMAGLGLVVPLLVLCVIYTRMFGAAQRNSERTRRHSVTDVVALTRQGSVFSREEGRAVKTAAIVVTSFLFCWTPYFAGLLAGPWAPAPLALVALSAALSNGVVTPFVYVFRSEAARREALSILCWWKPRVPPDKSFSSAKPATTMRIRPPPLGYFDTSTEQESMSVHSYNTDCITNDAIKSPLHKEPASLELRTACPPSVGNGRRRENVTLRLMPRVNGGRRCQSCVRQNSDSSCGSGQALLAHDSIVDSANNTPQHRKRPASSVETSLSSSGMGRSLDSSEQEDGDVRPSRPKLQRLPAVEDED
- the LOC135947844 gene encoding alpha-1A adrenergic receptor-like isoform X3 — its product is MSGSEAGVTNLSSAAGPLDRAAISNGEIMMAIIRAAVISFLAVLGSAINLLALLIFLRRPALRSPSNRFVVSLVVGNLLTAAVLVPSTLLARHREPWLRRSLAASAVFAVAGSVLSVVCIALDRHSAVLSPLHYSSPGTKQRARVLLGVAWGLALLQAALPLTIGAEPPSLIFPQSHTPFRIAYASTMAGLGLVVPLLVLCVIYTRMFGAAQRNSERTRRHSVTDVVALTRQGSVFSREEGRAVKTAAIVVTSFLFCWTPYFAGLLAGPWAPAPLALVALSAALSNGVVTPFVYVFRSEAARREALSILCWWKPRVPPDKSFSSAKPATTMRIRPPPLGYFDTSTEQESMSVHSYNTDCITNDAIKSPLHKEPASLELRTACPPSVGNGRRRENVTLRLMPRVNGGRRCQSCVRQNSDSSCGSGQALLARDSSVDSANNTPQRRKRPASSVETSLSSSGMGRSLDSSEQEDGDVRPSRPKLQRLPAVEDED
- the LOC135947844 gene encoding alpha-1A adrenergic receptor-like isoform X2, with translation MSGSEAGVTNLSSAAGPLDRAAISNGEIMMAIIRAAVISFLAVLGSAINLLALLIFLRRPALRSPSNRFVVSLVVGNLLTAAVLVPSTLLARHREPWLRRSLAASAVFAVAGSVLSVVCIALDRHSAVLSPLHYSSPGTKQRARVLLGVAWGLALLQAALPLTIGAEPPSLIFPQSHTPFRIAYASTMAGLGLVVPLLVLCVIYTRMFGAAQRNSERTRRHSVTDVVALTRQGSVFSREEGRAVKTAAIVVTSFLFCWTPYFAGLLAGPWAPAPLALVALSAALSNGVVTPFVYVFRSEAARREALSILCWWKPRVPPDKSFSSAKPATTMRIRPPPLGYFDTSTEQESMSVHSYNTDCITNDAIKSPLHKEVGLPKPASLELRTACPPSVGNGRRRENVTLRLMPRVNGGRRCQSCVRQNSDSSCGSGQALLAHDSIVDSANNTPQHRKRPASSVETSLSSSGMGRSLDSSEQEDGDVRPSRPKLQRLPAVEDED
- the LOC135947844 gene encoding alpha-1A adrenergic receptor-like isoform X1 translates to MSGSEAGVTNLSSAAGPLDRAAISNGEIMMAIIRAAVISFLAVLGSAINLLALLIFLRRPALRSPSNRFVVSLVVGNLLTAAVLVPSTLLARHREPWLRRSLAASAVFAVAGSVLSVVCIALDRHSAVLSPLHYSSPGTKQRARVLLGVAWGLALLQAALPLTIGAEPPSLIFPQSHTPFRIAYASTMAGLGLVVPLLVLCVIYTRMFGAAQRNSERTRRHSVTDVVALTRQGSVFSREEGRAVKTAAIVVTSFLFCWTPYFAGLLAGPWAPAPLALVALSAALSNGVVTPFVYVFRSEAARREALSILCWWKPRVPPDKSFSSAKPATTMRIRPPPLGYFDTSTEQESMSVHSYNTDCITNDAIKSPLHKEVGLPKPASLELRTACPPSVGNGRRRENVTLRLMPRVNGGRRCQSCVRQNSDSSCGSGQALLARDSSVDSANNTPQRRKRPASSVETSLSSSGMGRSLDSSEQEDGDVRPSRPKLQRLPAVEDED